The genome window cttgcaaaattttaataaatagttttaaGAAGGTGAGtttgctaaatattataagttaaaagaacagaatttttaagaaatatgtgTACGAAAGTATATACAAATGCATATCTTTCTGCATAtaaatttaacgtaatattgAATTTACTATATCAtattgtttatgtatatatatgagtattttattcgtatttaatcattttttatttgtgtaaatatcttttatgtatttattttacatttattgtacTGTTTTGTTATACAGGGTATAGAAAGGACTAGTCGTGAAAAATTTGATGGTGGTGATAGCGCATGGGAGGAAGATAAGTTAGGTTCATACTCAAAAAGTGAAACTAgattaatagaaatacaaGAACATTTATGTGAAGAAGTAGAACGTGGTAAAATACAGTGTCAAACTTTAGCtgaagaattagaaaataaaatagaagattGGTGGTTTAATTACCAACAAATATATCTAGATATTTATGATTATATCTGTATTCAACAAACAGAAGCCTGTTGTCCAAAAGATCATTTTGGTCCACAATGCAAACCATGTCCAGGTTTTCcagataaaatttgtaataataatggtaAATGCAAAGGAGCAGGTACCAGAAAAGGAAATGGTAAATGCTCCTGTGATAAAGGCTATGATAAAGATGATTGTTCTGAGTGTGCAATTGGATTTTATGAATCCTATAAAGATGAAGATAAATTACTTTGTTCACAATGCCACAATGCTTGTGATGGAGCTTGTAAAGGACCAGGACcaaaaaattgtgaaaaatgtaCAGAAGGATGGCATATATTAGATGGACAAGGCTGCTTTGATATTGATGAATGCCTAAAAAGCGATGAATATTGTtcaaaaaatcaattttgtattaataaagAAGGAGGATATATGTGTTTAagtaagttataaaaaaacatacaaaaataatttaatatttattgtttctaaTTAATGTTTTAGATTGTGACATGGCCTGTGATGGGTGCACAGGTGATGGACCAGATATGTGTATAAATTGTGCAGATGGATAccgtgaaaaaaataatttatgtataagTATGTTCTCAATAAATGATGATTgaataagatatataaaaatattactactactaataataataatcatatataaaattatttattttagattctGACCTTCTGGGTCGTAAACAACAAGAGAATGTTGCAAGATATGCTACATATCTTGGTCTGTGCATAGCTACATGCATCATCTtccaacgaaatatttatatagcaaGTGTAATTGGATTATTAGTTGGGATATACATATCGGTTTCAGAATACATGATAGCTCATAGTAATGTTCAAGATACAACAGCAAATGTTGACATTCTAGGACCAGCATAAATGTATAGTGTATTATCtgtcatattttaataaattgtaatgtataaaacagagagaaaatgaatattgtaatattaatcactcgtatattaacaattataaaatgcTGTTGTTTGatctaatatattaattattatttatcattttaaagttcaaattttggagatattttaaaattttagagatatttcaatctatacacatacatatatatcatgtGTTATCACGGATGAGTAGCgttacgtataataaatacaataaagtatgtatatgatatatatatattttttttttcaaaaaccaatctttaaataaaaaaaattaaatcttgtTCCGagtatttctaaaaaaaaatcataattataatataagattTTTGGAGATATTATATTAGTAATTTCTTTCACTAGATGGCTACAGGAAtgaagtttattttattaaagaatgtTTTTAATGACGAGTATATAAACATATGAAATAAGTATTAAagtttgcaatatttttgtatcatatCCATATCAATTTTTGTCTAAAGttttgttttttacttttatttcaaatataaaaagttagTATTTTAAAGCAGacgtatatagta of Bombus pascuorum chromosome 6, iyBomPasc1.1, whole genome shotgun sequence contains these proteins:
- the LOC132908256 gene encoding cysteine-rich with EGF-like domain protein 2, which translates into the protein MRRTDVILFLFLSLFILLSMSASVKCNKTSSSEEFKAQKFPPCAACKILINSFKKGIERTSREKFDGGDSAWEEDKLGSYSKSETRLIEIQEHLCEEVERGKIQCQTLAEELENKIEDWWFNYQQIYLDIYDYICIQQTEACCPKDHFGPQCKPCPGFPDKICNNNGKCKGAGTRKGNGKCSCDKGYDKDDCSECAIGFYESYKDEDKLLCSQCHNACDGACKGPGPKNCEKCTEGWHILDGQGCFDIDECLKSDEYCSKNQFCINKEGGYMCLNCDMACDGCTGDGPDMCINCADGYREKNNLCINSDLLGRKQQENVARYATYLGLCIATCIIFQRNIYIASVIGLLVGIYISVSEYMIAHSNVQDTTANVDILGPA